CCGCCGCCGCGCCCCGGCTGAAACCAAACGCATCCACGGTCAGTGCCTCTAGCCGCTTTTTGCTATCCTGTAAAATCTCGTTGATTTGCTCAGCCAGCAAGGTAATACCTCTAGTCACCTTGGCGGGCACCCCCGTTGGGCCGGCCCCCCAGCGCAGACCGTCGTTGTCATCGTTGTCGTTGTCAATCGTGCCAATGCCCTCCACATAGATTGATACCTCTAACGTCTTGTCCTCAATCTTGTGCATGTACTGCATGATGGCTACGTTGGAGTAGAACGACATAAAGCTGCCCGTCCTCTCCAACTGCCGGCCATTAACGGTGATTACCGTGGCCGTCGCGTTAGCCAGCCGGGTCTCGATGTTGGTGCGGTTGTTCTGCGTGCCGTCGAAGAACACGGCCGCCCGCATCCTGACTGGCTCCCGGTCGTCGGTTTCGGGCTCTTCGCCCACTACCACTTTGCCAATGCCCGAAGGCGGCCCGTCCAGCAGGCTGTTGAAAACGGTTCCCATGCTTAGGAAGGATTAGGCGTAGGTTGTTCGTTGAGCAGCAGCGGGCACAGGCTCATGCTGGCCGTGCGCACGCCCTCCACCTGAGCGGGCGGCGGCAAACCTGGCACCTTGATTTGCAGCGTGCTCATCACACTCACCTGCCCGCCGATGGCGCAGCGGATGGTGCTCTTCTCCAGCAGCGGGTGCTGAGCCGGAGTCATCAGACTCACCTTGTCGAAATACTTTTCCCACATGAGCAGCATCGGCACGCAGGGCGTGTTGTTCTTGACGATGCAGGTGCCGAAAGGCATAAATACCTTGTCGAGCGTAGTGGCCATGAGTTTGCCCTGCACATACACCGTAGGGTTGGTAAGTACTTTCAACTGGCTGGGCAGTGAGCCTTTGTCGCAGCGGCACAGGGCCCCGTTGCACACGTATTCTTGTCCGGTCTGGCTCATAGCTGCTGCACGGTTAAGTCGTATTCTTTGGTATAGCCTGTCGGGCTCTGGCACGTCACGGTGGCCGCCACAGCTACCGGCCAGCCGGTGGCCAGGTCCAGGTCGTAGGTAGCGTGGTAGGCGAACGTAAGCGTGGCCGGGTCGGGCGGGCCAGCAGGCGCCGGGTTGGGCGACAAGGCCAGCAGCGCCGCCACCTGCCGGGCCACGGCCGCCCGGTCGGTGCGGTCTTCATCGAGTCGGCCGCGCAGGTGCAGCGTGGCCCGGCCCGGCACCGTGGGCTCGCCCAACGTTACCTGCTCATGGAAACATACGGCAGTATCAGCCAGAAAATGCGGGAAGGCTCGGGCCTGCGTGTAGCCAAATCCGCTTTCAAACCGCCGCTGATACAGGTTGGCTACCAGCAGCGAATAGCTGTAGTCATGGTGCAAGGAGTCCAGCAGCCGGGCGGGGTCCTGCACCTGCGCCTCCACCGCAGCCCGCAAGGAGGCTGTCAGCGCGTCGGCTTCGCCGTAGCGGGCAAGCAGCTCTTGCTTGATGTCGGCCCAAGTTGCTATAATTTCGGCATGGTTGGCTACCGCCAGGCGCTGGCCTGCCGACGACGTTTCGATAACCAGCTGGCGGTAGATGCCTGCCAGCAGCAGCATTACTTCCTCTAGCGGCAGCAGGTCGGGTTTGCGCAGCGTGGGCGGGGCTGTGGTCCAAGACAGCAGCAACCGGGCGCCGTGGTAAGTCCCTGTCAGCGTGAGGCGTTTGCTGATGACGGAACGTGTTACCTCCCCATACCGACGTTCTTCCCACCGGGTCGTCACTTCGTAGGCCAGCGGATGCGGCGGCGGACACAACTCCAACCGGACCGGCAAGTGGAACAGTCCGTGGTTTGCCAGCCGCTCCACCGTGCGGCTGCTCCCGGCTTGCTGAGCTACTCCAATGCCAACCGGCAGCGCCGAACTTGCTGCCGACGACCCCAAAGGTGGACCTGCGAGACGAAAGTCGCTCATTGGAAAAGAGGAAATCAGGCTGATAACTCTATGGCAAAGTGGGACTACCGCGTTTAGCCGTTAAGCTTTACGTCCGAGCCGTTGAGCTTTACCAAGCCGGTTGCGGTTACCTCCACATTATTCGCGGCTTTCACCATCGTCTTCTTTGCTGCGGCTTCCAGGGTTAAGTCGCCACTTACCGCCGTAAGTAGCATTTCCTTCTGTGCCCGCAAGGCAACGTCTTCCTCCAAGGCCTGTACGCTGACCTTCTTCTTGGCTATCAGGCTGATGCTTTCATCGGCCTGCAGCGTAATGTTTTTCGCCGACTGCAGCGTAATGTCTTTTCCCGCCGTCAGATTGATCGGCCCGTTGGTTTTGATGTCAATGCTGCCGTCACCTTGGAAGCTTATCAGTATAGCCGTATCCTTCTTATTGGAGTTGGAAATCAGGATGGACTGGGCGCCGGCTGTATCCAGCATGACGAACTTGTTGCCGCCGGCGGTCTGAATGCCTTTCAACCCATTATTAGTCGGAGAGTAGCTGGCTCCTTGCGGGTTCTGAGCGTGGAAGAGGTTGCCCAGCACCACGGGCTGCTCGGCCAGGTTCTGGTGGTAGCCGATGAGCACCTGCGAGCCCACCTCCGGCTTCATCAGGTGGCCCTTACCATTGCCAGAGTACGGCGTGAGCACGCGCAGCCAGTCGGTTTCGGCGGCTTTTTTGTTCTCGACGGGCCAGTGGTAGCGCACCTTTAGGCGGCCCAGCTTCTGCGGGTCGTTGTCGTCGATGACTTCGGCCAGCTCCGGCGTACCGTGCGGCGGCAGCTGATGGGGGTTGACCGGCGGTATATCGACCACGTGTGGGATGGCCGTGAACGAGTTGCGGTAGTTACCCTGCGCGTCCACGTGGTGCGTGATGTCGATGATGCGGTAGGTACCAAAGCTTTCCCCGGCCTGCTGGTGGGTGCCGAAGCCCTTTCCCCGGATACTAAGCACGCCGCCCAGCTGCAGGGCGGGCTGGTCGCTATAGCCCTGCACGCGTACCAGGTCGGCGGCGCGGTTGGCTTTGAAGGCTTTGGCTTCGTCGTTGAGCTGCGCGGACGTCGCGCCGGGCACTTCAGCCGAAGCGTGCATGGGCTGCTGAAACAGCTGCGTGGCTTTGTCCAGCACGACCTGGCCGTAGCGGTGCTGCTGCAGGCCGGGCACCTGCTGACTGGCCGTGTTGCCGGTGTGGTGCTGGTGCTGCTGGTAGTCATAGTCGTAGAGCACGGCGCGGGTGGGGCGCAGGGCCAGGCCGAAGTGGAAGCCGTTCCACTCGCCGTCGGCCTCGAAGTCGTGGGCTTCACTGCTGGCCGGGGCCCCCAGGCGTAGCGTGGTGCCATCGTAGTAGAACCATTCGCCGTACTCGGCGGCCAGGCGGCTGAGGAAGGCGTAGTTGGTTTCCTCGTACTGCACTACGTAGGGCAGCGGGGCCTGGTGCGTGGGCTTGATGCTGCGGGCCAGCAGGTTGCCGGGGTACGGCTGCAGCACGGCAGTGAAGATGGCCGTGAGCGTCTGGTTGACGAAGGTGCGCTTCTGCAAGCCGTCGCTAAGCAGAAAGCAGGGGCTGTAGGCCTGTATCCGCACGCTGCTACTGTAGTCGGAATCCTGGCCCGTGCTCAGTTCGGCTACCAAACCCTTGAAGCGCAGGGTCTGGCGCTGGTTGAAGTAAAACGCCTCGTCGGCCTCGATAACCACCTCGACGGGCTGACTCAGCAGCTGCTCAGGGGCCTTGATCAGAAAGCTAGTCAGCGGCCCCTCCACATGGTCGAAGGGCACGTGCAGCGTCAGCGCATGGGGCGCAAACAGGCTTTGGTGGAGGGTGAACGAGTAGAAGTCGGTGCCGGGAGCCAGTAAGCGGCCGGCGCACCGCACGTCGAGGGTAATTTGTCGGGCCATCTATAGAAGGTAAAACACGAAAGAACGCAGGGAATCCGCCACTGCAAGGGTAATAGATAGTAGGGCGGCGGGCCGGTTAGTCCGCTAAGGTAATGGGATTTAGGAAAGAAGCCAGTCCGAAACGAGAGGTAGGCGGGGCTGCGTAATTTTTGCTACGTTTGCCGGTCTACACGTTTTATCCGGTGCACTATGAGCTTATTTGATTCGCCGGCCGGCCGGCCGCACGGACGGGCCGCCGCCCTGCACCAGGGCCGCGACCAGCAGCCTACCCGCAAACCCACAGGGCGAGCCGCCGCCCTGCACCAGGGCCGGCCCGCGCCGCCCCCGGCGCCGAGTGGGCGCGCGGCGGCGCTGCATAGTGGAGCGCAAGCCACGGGGCCTGACTGGGGAGACTTCCGCATCAAAATCTATGTGCGCAGCTTTGCGCCCCCGCAGTATTTTGCGCTGCATAACTGGCTAGGAGACAATAGAGGATTTAGCACGTCCACTTCCGGAGAAACAACATCCCGGCTGGCTGCTAACACCATATACCATGTTGCTACACAACGCTATTCCACTATACCAAGAGGCAGTAGGTCCGTAGCACTTTATGGAGGCTATATTTTAGAAGCCGCCTCTGATGCCTATGTCAGTGGTGGCTCTGCGGGTGACGGGTCAGGACGTGGCTCTATCTTGGATATTCACCTGTATGGCAACGACAAAGCCGTGCTGCCTTACGTTGCTGAAACTCCGGCCGGCCGGTATCAGAGTCCGGATATTGATGTACACGTCTCGCTGAATATTACCACTAAGAACCTACGGAACGGAACACATCTACTGACCATTGCCGGGCAGATGAAAGGTGACCAATTTCCGGCCGCTGAATGTTTCGTGGATGTACGCGGGGTAAAAATATTTTTGGGTGTTTCGCCTGCCCGCTACAATCCGGAGTTCAATGGCCCCTTCCTCGCTTTGTTTGGTGACCGGAAAGCCAATATGGCTACGCTGTCCGCCCAAATTATTGTTAATGGGTACGGGGACGTAATGGGGATGCTCAAACACGGGCGCGTTGTTGACGTTGAGCAGCATAATCGGCCTTTCTTCGATAAAAACCCGGTTGATAAAGGTGCCAATGCACGAGAAATGAAGGAGATGATGCAATCGTCTCCGTGGTCACCCGCAATTCACTGGTAGTCTCATCTCGCTCTGAAATAATATTAATCCTACCTGTTACCTTTCTTGCCGAATGAATTCTGTTCTGTATAGGCATATGTTTCTATTTTTCTTGTGCTCTTTATCGTGCGCTTGTGCCAAGAAGACGGAAAACACGTTGTACTTACTACCAGATAATTTTCAAGGCAATGCAGTTATTATGTTTGACCAGCCTGATGGATCAGGTCCTGAGTACATGAATAACTTCCGTGTTTACCGCATTCCACCCAGCGGCGTTCTAAAAACTCAATTTAAGTCAAACAATGGTGGGTACGCAATTGTCAAGTATTGCTATGCATCTCAATTCAAAAGCACTGAAGAGAACAAGGGATGTATCTTGAATTATGATGCTTTAAAGTTATTGACGAAGGAAGACAGCATCATTACAAAAGATGCATCTACAACCGTTTTTTGCTTTACTCATCCTCCATTCAGCCTGGGTAAGATGAGAGGCGAGTTGCTTACCGTGAGCACTGTTGCAAAATCTGATTCTCTTTATCAGCTAGGAGAGAATTTACTAGAGCAAATTTATTCGCCGAAGTAGTGTTGGCCGTGGCACAGCCATTCCTCGTCCTATTAAATAGCCTGCCTCTTATGCGCTACCTAATTGCTTGCAGCGTACTGGCCTGCTGCTTATTAGGAAGTTGTGAGCGGACACAACCACGTATACGAGTGGCGTTTGACGTACGCAATTTAAGCCGGGACAATGGGCGACCGGCAAGCACAGGTGTGCAGGTATTCTGTGATAATGTGCAAATCATGGATACCACGCTGGGAAATGTGTTCAGTGAAACGGCCCCGGCACCGGATGTAGCAAACTGGCATTGGGTGCAGGTAGTGCCCGGTAGCCACCGCTTAAAAGTGGTAGTCCCTGCTCTGCATCTCGTAAAAGACACCACATTAGTACTGGATACCCTCTCGTTCACAAGAATATACATTCACCATTCTGATTTGCCGGATGATACAGTAGTCTACGAGAGTCAGGGCAGAGTGAAACAACTAATTATGCCGGGAGATAAGTCAAAGAAACCATCTGGGAAATCTGGGAAGTGCGGGGCGTGCTGACCAAGCGGGTGCCCGCTAACCGGGAAGAAGCCATTGAGCGGGTAGCCGGGCTTCTGGAAGTTATGGCCCGTGACTCTACCGACGTGCGCGGCCGTTTGCAGGAAATGATGGAGCGGATCAGCCGCCGCGCCAGTGAGCAACTGCGGCTGCTGTAGATGTCGCCCGGAAACAGGAAAAATGGCAAGCCTGAACCCTACGCGCCCTGCTACGCCACCTGTTGATTCATACACCAAATTTAATTGAACAGTACCCACAGACAATCAAACGGTTAGCATCTCAATTTTGAGGCTGGATGCTACCCCGGCTCTGGGTACATTTTAGCACCTGCTGAACCCCTGAAAAGGCGCACATCTGGCAACAGAGGCGCTTCTTCAGGGTTCTGCGTTTCGGTCTCGGGGGTGAGCGATACGATCTTGAGCGGGAGCTTTGCCCCCATTTCCGCCCCCAAACATGCCCTAGTATTTTCTGGTTTATCACCTGATCTACAGGTGCCGTGAACATTCGCTTTTGACGCCGTATTGCTTGACCAAGTTTGCAGAACCGGTGCGTAAGTTGTTTGCAAGAAACTTCCGGCAACCCGCTTTTGCGTGCCGTCACCGGGAAGTGGGGTATGGCGCCCGACTGTTATCAAGACAACGAACAGTTCTGCAAATCGTCTTCGACCTGAACGATGCCACGGGCCGGCTCAATAATCTGTGGAACCGCAGCCAGAACCAATATAGCGCCCTGCAAGCTCGCCTCCTGTTGCTACCCAACTGACAGCGTCACCAACAACTGCTGGTAAGCCAGCAGCGCCGGGCCCAGGAGAGCTGATGCATGAGCACCAGGCGGTGCTGCGGCAGGGCGGGTTTTGAACCGACACGCTGAAGCGAATATCATGGCTTGCACGCAAGCCGCCGATAAATTCGGCGCCCTACTTAAGAACCACTACGCGCTGCACCAAGCGCTCGGGGCCACGCTCCACATGCAGGAAGTACACGCCTGCGGCCAGTGAACTCAGGTTGAGGGTAAGTGAGGAGTCACGGAGCTTCAGCGTGCGCGCTAGTTGCGTTACCGGCTGGCCGTGGGCGGTTAGCACCGTTATGCGTGCGGGCTCAGTTGCAGCGGCAATCCACGCAAGGGTTACCTGTTCGGTGGCAGGGTTGGGATAAACGGCCACTGCACTGGCTAGCGCGGCCGGTTGCGCGGCGGTGGGCTGACTTACGCAAGCCGCTCCGCCTTGAAACGCGCCGACCCACACCGGGGCGGTGGCCAACAGCCCCAGGGCCGTGCGCACGGCTATCGGTACATTTTGCCGGGCCGGGGGTAACTGGCAGGCCGACAAGCGAAACTGGAAATTTCCGCTGTTCCAATCCTCGAACAGGTTGCTCAGCGACTGACCATCGAGCTGGCGGCCGTTACGCTCAAAATTGGTTTGACCCGTGAAGCTGGCCAAACTCGTGAAACTGGCGTCCGAGTCGCAGCTCGAGCCTCGCTGGTTCCACTGCACCAGGGTGGGTACTGCTGGTGTCTGGGTGCTGGAACGCACATACAGGTTGTGGTCGAGGGTGCGTACCATCGGCTTGGTTCGGCAGGTGGTCCACCCGTTCAGAACGGACGCATTCACGGCGCGGCCGTCCGCCAGCACGTTGTTCCAGGCGTCTATGTCGTAGGTGTTGTAGTCGAGGCCGCGGGCTACTTGCGCGGCGCGCACCGCCGCATCTTTTTCGTCGTTTTCGCGGCTGGTGTCCTTGATGCGCAGGTTACGGAGGTTGCCCACCAGCGTATTGTTGTAGATCTGCACGTTGGAAGAGCCGGATATGTAAACGCCGTCGGAATTACCATAGGCCACGTTGCCTGCCAGCAACGCCCCGCGCGACACTTCAAAGAAAATGCCGACGGCACTATTGTGGTGGGCCACGTTGGCCAGCACTTGCACCCGTTCCACATCCAGGTCAAGCCACAGGCCCATGCAGTTGTTGAACTCAAATAAGTTGTTGCGCACCATCACATCGTCGAGATGATGCAGCTTGAGGCCGGCGGCCGCCCAGTTGCGC
This region of Hymenobacter sp. YIM 151500-1 genomic DNA includes:
- a CDS encoding DUF4280 domain-containing protein; protein product: MSQTGQEYVCNGALCRCDKGSLPSQLKVLTNPTVYVQGKLMATTLDKVFMPFGTCIVKNNTPCVPMLLMWEKYFDKVSLMTPAQHPLLEKSTIRCAIGGQVSVMSTLQIKVPGLPPPAQVEGVRTASMSLCPLLLNEQPTPNPS
- a CDS encoding type VI secretion system Vgr family protein, translating into MARQITLDVRCAGRLLAPGTDFYSFTLHQSLFAPHALTLHVPFDHVEGPLTSFLIKAPEQLLSQPVEVVIEADEAFYFNQRQTLRFKGLVAELSTGQDSDYSSSVRIQAYSPCFLLSDGLQKRTFVNQTLTAIFTAVLQPYPGNLLARSIKPTHQAPLPYVVQYEETNYAFLSRLAAEYGEWFYYDGTTLRLGAPASSEAHDFEADGEWNGFHFGLALRPTRAVLYDYDYQQHQHHTGNTASQQVPGLQQHRYGQVVLDKATQLFQQPMHASAEVPGATSAQLNDEAKAFKANRAADLVRVQGYSDQPALQLGGVLSIRGKGFGTHQQAGESFGTYRIIDITHHVDAQGNYRNSFTAIPHVVDIPPVNPHQLPPHGTPELAEVIDDNDPQKLGRLKVRYHWPVENKKAAETDWLRVLTPYSGNGKGHLMKPEVGSQVLIGYHQNLAEQPVVLGNLFHAQNPQGASYSPTNNGLKGIQTAGGNKFVMLDTAGAQSILISNSNKKDTAILISFQGDGSIDIKTNGPINLTAGKDITLQSAKNITLQADESISLIAKKKVSVQALEEDVALRAQKEMLLTAVSGDLTLEAAAKKTMVKAANNVEVTATGLVKLNGSDVKLNG
- a CDS encoding DUF6843 domain-containing protein; the encoded protein is MNSVLYRHMFLFFLCSLSCACAKKTENTLYLLPDNFQGNAVIMFDQPDGSGPEYMNNFRVYRIPPSGVLKTQFKSNNGGYAIVKYCYASQFKSTEENKGCILNYDALKLLTKEDSIITKDASTTVFCFTHPPFSLGKMRGELLTVSTVAKSDSLYQLGENLLEQIYSPK
- a CDS encoding right-handed parallel beta-helix repeat-containing protein, translated to MSYRIVSVLAVAFLSLWVLPSGLQAQAPADVDDFVTIPASTGIVTIKDTSYALPTSGPVRYYSPAGSNDNDGLTPATAWRTLTNAQVNSTALVPTGATLVFATGTYPVDEVGIRRRLTLQPAPGAKAWLTGSIPVTNWVADNGDWRADNWTATFPNDADPRTRDAAFPASHLQDMVFVNNLGLKQVLTRAEVRVATATSPATFYVDYATKQLYIGANPAGNRVEAAAYHFGIKVVSDAAAGTRIRGLGFRGYGGDSALQGWTTGYTIENCTFAWNALAGMVIGNTPTNVRVRGNTFTDNGHQGLSVGGPDASAANFVIERNTFRFNNNEHFRRNWAAAGLKLHHLDDVMVRNNLFEFNNCMGLWLDLDVERVQVLANVAHHNSAVGIFFEVSRGALLAGNVAYGNSDGVYISGSSNVQIYNNTLVGNLRNLRIKDTSRENDEKDAAVRAAQVARGLDYNTYDIDAWNNVLADGRAVNASVLNGWTTCRTKPMVRTLDHNLYVRSSTQTPAVPTLVQWNQRGSSCDSDASFTSLASFTGQTNFERNGRQLDGQSLSNLFEDWNSGNFQFRLSACQLPPARQNVPIAVRTALGLLATAPVWVGAFQGGAACVSQPTAAQPAALASAVAVYPNPATEQVTLAWIAAATEPARITVLTAHGQPVTQLARTLKLRDSSLTLNLSSLAAGVYFLHVERGPERLVQRVVVLK